The Salmo trutta chromosome 6, fSalTru1.1, whole genome shotgun sequence genome has a window encoding:
- the LOC115195620 gene encoding myosin-7-like, giving the protein MGDTLMAEFGGAASFLRKSDKERMECQTRPFDIKRECYVPDPEVEYVKATITSRDGAKVTAETEFGKTVTVKEDDVHPQNPPKFDKIEDMAMFTFLHEPAVLFNLKERYAAWMIYTYSGLFCVTVNPYKWLPVYDQSVVNAYRGKKRTEAPPHIFSISDNAYQYMLSDRENQSVLITGESGAGKTVNTKRVIQYFASIAAVGGKKSAAEEKKGTLEDQIIQANPALEAFGNAKTIRNDNSSRFGKFIRIHFGVTGKLSSADIETYLLEKSRVTFQLKAERDYHIFYQILSQKKPELLEMLLITSNPYDYAFISQGEIAVTSINDSDELMATDDAFNVLGFAQEEINGIYKLTGAIMHYGNMKFKNKQREEQAEADGTEDIDKAAYLMCLNSADLVKGLCNPRVKVGNEWVTKGQNVNQVYYAVGALAKKIYENMFLWMVIRINLTLDTKNARQHYIGVLDIAGFEIFDFNTFEQLCINFTNEKLQQFFNHHMFVLEQEEYKKEGIVWEFIDFGMDLAACIDLIERPMGIMSILEEECMFPKASDSTFKAKLYENHLGKNACFQKPRIIKGRPEAHFSLVHYAGIVDYNIGNWLVKNKDPLNETVVGLFQKSSLKFLANLFANYAGAEGAPEEKAAGGKKKKGSSFQTVSALHRENLGKLMTNLRSTHPHFVRCIIPNETKTPGAMENPLVMHQLRCNGVLEGIRICRKGFPNRILYADFKQRYRILNPNSIPEGQFIDNMKAAEKLLGSLDIDHTQYRLGHTKVFFKAGLLGLLEEMRDDRLALIITGFQARSRGLLARIEFQKMVDRRDALLVIQWNIRAFMGVKNWPWMKMFFKIKPLLKSAETEKEMANMKEEFLKLKEAYAKSEARRKELEEKMISLLQEKNDLQLAVQTSEDTIGDAEERCEGLIKSKIQLEAKAKELTERLEDEEEMNSELTAKKRKLEDECSELKKDIDDLELTLAKVEKEKHATENKVKNLTEEMAALDEIIAKLTKEKKALQEAHQQTLDDLQSEEDKVNTLTKAKAKLEQQVDDLEGSLEQEKKVRMDLERAKRKLEGDLKLTQESLMDLENDKQQLEERMKKKDFEMSQLNSKIEDEQAMSAQLQKKLKELQARIEELEEELEAERAARAKVEKQRADLSRELEEISERLEEAGGATAAQIEMNKKREAEFQKVRRDLEEATLQHEATAATLRKKNADSVADLGEQIDNLQRVKQKLEKEKSELRLELDDVVSNMEQIVKSKTNLEKMCRTLEDQMSEYRTKAEEGQRSINDFTMQKAKLQTENGEFARQLEEKDSLVSQLTRGKQSNVQQIEDLKRQLEEEVKAKNALAHAVQSARHDSDLLREQYEEEQEAKSELQRGMSKANAEVAQWRTKYETDAIQKTEELEDAKKKLAQRLQDAEEAVEAVNAKCSSLEKTKHRLQNEIEDLMVDVERSNAAAASLDKKQRNFDKILAEWKQKFEESQTELESSQKEARSLSTELFKLKNSYEESLDHLETMKRENKNLQEEISDLTEQLGEGGKSIHELEKIRKQLEQEKAEIQSALEEAEASLEHEEGKIMRAQLEFNQVKADIERKLVEKDEEMDMNKRNQQRVVDTLQSSLESETRSRNEALRLKKKMEGDLNEMEIQLSQANRQASEAQKQLKGLHSHLKDSQMQLDDALRSNDDLKENIAIVERRNNLMQAELDELRALVEQTERGRKLAEQELLDVSERVQLLHSQNTSLLSQKKKLEGDTSQLQNEVEEAVQECRNAEEKAKKAITDAAMMAEELKKEQDTSAHLERMKKNMEQTIKDLQHRLDEAEQIAMKGGKKQIQKLEARVRELETEVELEQRRSSDSVKGVRKYERRIKELTYQNEEDRKNLSRLQDLVDKLQLKVKSYKRTSEEAEEQANSNLGKFRKIQHELDEAEERADIAESQVNKMRAKSRDAGSKKGKDEE; this is encoded by the exons ATGGGGGACACATTGATGGCAGAGTTTGGGGGAGCAGCTTCCTTTCTGCGTAAATCAGACAAGGAGCGTATGGAATGCCAGACTAGACCCTTTGACATAAAGAGAGAGTGCTATGTGCCTGACCCTGAGGTTGAATACGTCAAGGCCACAATCACCAGCAGAGATGGAGCTAAAGTCACCGCTGAAACTGAGTTTGGAAAG ACTGTTACTGTGAAGGAGGATGACGTCCACCCCCAGAACCCGCCAAAGTTTGATAAAATTGAGGACATGGCGATGTTCACCTTCCTGCACGAGCCCGCTGTGCTGTTTAACCTCAAAGAGCGTTACGCAGCCTGGATGATCTAT ACCTACTCAGGGCTGTTCTGTGTCACTGTCAACCCATACAAGTGGCTGCCAGTGTACGATCAGTCTGTTGTCAATGCATATAGAGGCAAGAAGAGGACAGAAGCTCCTCCTCACATCTTCTCCATCTCTGACAATGCCTACCAGTACATGTTGTCAG ACAGGGAAAATCAGTCTGTCCTTATCAC TGGAGAATCCGGTGCTGGAAAGACTGTAAACACCAAGAGAGTCATCCAGTATTTCGCCAGCATTGCTGCTGTTGGCGGAAAGAAAAGTGCAGCAGAAGAAAAAAAG GGGACCCTGGAGGATCAAATCATCCAGGCCAATCCTGCCCTGGAGGCTTTTGGTAATGCCAAGACCATCAGGAATGACAACTCCTCCCGATTC GGTAAATTCATCCGaattcattttggagtcactggGAAGCTTTCGTCTGCTGACATTGAGACTT ATCTTTTGGAGAAGTCACGTGTAACTTTCCAGCTCAAGGCTGAGAGAGACTACCACATCTTCTACCAGATCCTGTCCCAAAAGAAACCAGAACTGCTGG AGATGCTACTCATCACCAGCAATCCCTATGACTATGCCTTCATCTCCCAAGGAGAGATTGCTGTAACCTCCATTAATGATTCAGATGAGCTAATGGCTACTGAT GATGCCTTTAATGTGCTTGGATTTGCCCAAGAAGAGATTAATGGCATTTATAAACTGACTGGTGCCATCATGCACTACGGCAACATGAAGTTCAAGAATAAGCAGCGGGAGGAGCAAGCAGAGGCAGATGGCACTGAGG ATATTGACAAAGCTGCATATCTGATGTGTCTGAACTCTGCTGACTTGGTCAAGGGTCTGTGTAACCCAAGGGTCAAAGTAGGAAATGAGTGGGTCACCAAAGGTCAGAATGTCAACCAG GTGTACTACGCTGTTGGTGCACTGGCAAAGAAAATTTACGAGAACATGTTCCTCTGGATGGTGATAAGAATCAACCTTACTCTGGACACTAAGAATGCTCGCCAGCACTACATTGGTGTGCTGGACATTGCTGGCTTTGAGATCTTTGAT TTCAACACCTTTGAGCAGCTGTGCATCAACTTCACTAATGAGAAGCTGCAGCAGTTCTTCAACCACCACATGTTTGTGCTGGAGCAGGAAGAGTATAAGAAAGAGGGGATTGTCTGGGAGTTCATTGACTTTGGCATGGACTTGGCTGCCTGCATTGACCTCATTGAAAGG CCCATGGGTATCATGTCCATCCTTGAAGAGGAGTGCATGTTCCCCAAGGCCAGTGATTCTACATTCAAAGCTAAGCTGTATGAAAACCATCTGGGCAAAAATGCATGCTTCCAGAAGCCTAGGATTATTAAGGGTAGACCAGAGGCCCATTTCTCCCTCGTCCACTATGCTGGCATTGTTGATTACAACATTGGCAACTGGCTGGTGAAGAACAAGGATCCTCTGAATGAGACTGTGGTCGGACTGTTCCAGAAGTCAAGTCTTAAGTTCCTGGCCAACCTATTTGCAAACTATGCTGGTGCAGAAGGAG CACCTGAAGAAAAAGCGGCTGGAGGAAAAAAGAAGAAAGGCTCTTCCTTCCAGACGGTGTCTGCATTGCACAGG GAGAACCTGGGTAAACTCATGACCAATTTGAGGTCTACTCACCCCCATTTTGTGCGTTGCATCATCCCCAACGAGACCAAGACTCCTGGGGCCATGGAGAATCCTCTGGTCATGCACCAGCTGCGCTGTAACGGTGTGCTGGAAGGCATCAGGATCTGCAGAAAGGGCTTCCCCAACAGAATCCTGTATGCTGACTTCAAACAAAG ATACCGCATCCTCAATCCAAATTCTATCCCTGAGGGTCAGTTCATTGACAACATGAAAGCAGCAGAAAAACTCCTGGGCTCTCTGGACATTGACCACACCCAGTACAGATTAGGACACACTAAG GTGTTCTTCAAGGCTGGTCTCCTGGGTCTACTTGAGGAGATGAGAGACGATCGTCTCGCTCTTATCATCACTGGCTTCCAGGCCCGATCACGTGGTCTACTTGCCAGAATTGAGTTCCAGAAAATGGTTGACCGCAG GGATGCCTTGCTTGTGATCCAATGGAACATTCGTGCCTTCATGGGTGTCAAGAATTGGCCCTGGATGAAGATGTTCTTCAAGATCAAACCTCTGCTGAAGTCAGCAGAGACTGAGAAGGAGATGGCCAACATGAAGGAAGAATTCCTGAAGCTTAAAGAGGCTTATGCTAAAAGTGAAGCCCGTAGAAAGGAGCTAGAAGAGAAAATGATCTCCCTTCTCCAAGAGAAGAACGACCTGCAGCTTGCAGTCCAAACT TCAGAAGACACTATTGGTGATGCTGAAGAGAGATGTGAGGGTCTGATCAAGAGCAAAATCCAGCTTGAGGCCAAAGCCAAAGAGCTGACAGAAAgactggaggatgaggaggagatgaaTTCAGAGCTAACTGCTAAGAAGAGGAAGCTGGAGGATGAGTGCTCAGAACTCAAGAAGGACATTGATGATCTGGAGCTCACTCTGGCTAAAGTGGAGAAGGAAAAGCATGCCACAGAGAACAAG GTTAAAAACCTGACTGAGGAAATGGCAGCTCTGGATGAAATCATTGCCAAGCTGACCAAGGAGAAGAAGGCTCTGCAAGAGGCTCATCAACAAACACTTGATGACCTGCAGAGTGAGGAGGACAAAGTCAACACGCTGACCAAGGCCAAAGCCAAACTGGAACAGCAAGTTGATGAT CTTGAAGGGTCTCTGGAGCAAGAGAAGAAGGTGAGAATGGACCTTGAGAGAGCCAAGAGAAAGCTGGAGGGAGATTTAAAGTTGACCCAGGAGAGCCTAATGGACCTGGAGAATGACAAGCAGCAGCTGGAGGAGAGAATGAAGAA GAAGGACTTTGAGATGAGCCAACTCAACAGCAAGATTGAGGATGAGCAGGCCATGAGTGCCCAGCTTCAGAAGAAACTGAAGGAGCTGCAG GCCCGCATtgaggagctggaggaagagCTGGAGGCTGAAAGAGCTGCCCGTGCCAAGGTGGAGAAACAGAGGGCAGACTTGTCCAGAGAGCTAGAAGAGATCAGTGAGAGGCTGGAGGAGGCTGGTGGAGCCACTGCTGCCCAGATTGAGATGAACAAGAAGAGGGAGGCTGAGTTCCAGAAGGTGCGCAGAGACCTTGAAGAAGCTACCCTGCAGCATGAGGCTACAGCTGCCACTCTGAGGAAGAAAAATGCTGACAGTGTAGCTGACCTGGGAGAACAGATTGACAACCTTCAGAGAGTGAAgcagaagctggagaaggagaagagtgaGCTCAGGCTGGAGCTGGATGATGTGGTCTCCAACATGGAGCAGATTGTCAAGTCCAAA acAAACTTGGAGAAAATGTGCCGCACTCTAGAGGACCAGATGAGTGAATACAGGACTAAAGCTGAGGAAGGACAGCGTTCCATCAATGATTTCACCATGCAGAAAGCAAAGCTTCAAACTGAGAatg GTGAATTTGCCAGACAGTTGGAGGAGAAGGACTCTCTGGTCTCTCAACTGACCAGAGGTAAGCAGTCCAATGTTCAGCAGATTGAAGACCTCAAGAGACAATTGGAGGAGGAAGTCAAG GCAAAGAACGCGCTTGCCCATGCAGTGCAATCTGCTCGCCATGACTCAGATCTGTTGAGGGAGCAGtatgaggaggagcaggaggccaaGTCTGAGCTGCAGCGTGGCATGTCCAAGGCTAATGCTGAGGTGGCTCAGTGGAGAACCAAGTATGAAACTGATGCCATCCAGAAGACTGAGGAGCTTGAGGACGCAAA GAAGAAGCTGGCTCAGCGTCTGCAGGATGCAGAGGAAGCTGTGGAAGCTGTAAATGCTAAATGCTCATCCCTAGAGAAGACTAAACACAGACTCCAGAATGAGATTGAAGATCTCATGGTGGATGTGGAGAGATCCAATGCAGCTGCTGCCTCTCTGGACAAGAAGCAAAGGAActttgacaag ATCCTGGCTGAGTGGAAGCAGAAGTTTGAGGAGTCTCAGACTGAGCTGGAGAGCTCCCAGAAAGAGGCCAGATCTCTCAGCACTGAGCTCTTCAAACTCAAGAACTCTTATGAGGAGTCTCTGGATCATCTGGAGACCATGAAGAGGGAGAACAAGAACCTCCAAG AGGAAATTTCTGACCTGACTGAGCAGCTTGGTGAAGGAGGAAAGAGCATCCATGAGCTGGAAAAGATCCGTAAACAGCTGGAGCAGGAGAAGGCTGAGATACAGTCTGCTCTAGAGGAAGCTGAG GCCTCCCTAGAGCATGAGGAGGGCAAGATCATGAGAGCTCAGCTGGAGTTCAATCAGGTGAAAGCTGACATTGAACGGAAGCTGGTGGAGAAGGATGAGGAAATGGATATGAATAAGAGGAACCAGCAGAGAGTTGTGGATACCCTTCAAAGCTCCCTGGAGTCAGAGACTCGCAGCAGGAATGAAGCTCTCAggctgaagaagaagatggagggagatcTCAATGAGATGGAGATCCAGCTCAGCCAGGCCAACAGGCAGGCATCCGAGGCCCAGAAGCAACTTAAGGGTCTCCATTCCCATCTGAAG GATTCTCAAATGCAGCTGGATGATGCTCTTCGTAGCAATGATGACCTGAAGGAGAACATTGCCATTGTGGAGAGACGCAACAACCTGATGCAGGCTGAACTGGATGAGCTGAGAGCCCTGGTGGAGCAGACTGAGAGAGGCCGCAAACTGGCTGAGCAGGAACTGCTGGATGTTAGTGAGAGAGTTCAGCTGCTCCACTCACAG AACACCAGCCTACTGAGCCAGAAGAAGAAGCTAGAGGGCGACACATCCCAGCTTCAGAATGAAGTGGAGGAGGCTGTGCAGGAGTGCAGAAATGCTGAGGAAAAGGCCAAGAAGGCCATTACTGATGCTGCCATGATGGCAGAAGAGCtgaagaaggagcaggacaccagTGCTCACCTGGAGCGCATGAAAAAGAACATGGAGCAGACCATCAAGGACCTGCAGCACCGCCTGGATGAAGCTGAACAAATCGCCATGAAGGGTGGCAAGAAGCAGATCCAGAAGCTGGAGGCCAGA GTGAGAGAGCTAGAGACTGAAGTGGAACTGGAGCAAAGGAGGAGCAGTGATTCTGTGAAAGGAGTCCGTAAATATGAGAGACGCATCAAGGAGCTCACATACCAG AATGAGGAAGACCGTAAGAATTTGAGCCGCCTGCAGGACCTGGTGGACAAACTGCAGCTGAAGGTCAAATCCTACAAGAGAACTTCAGAGGAGGCT GAGGAACAAGCCAATTCCAATTTGGGCAAGTTCCGTAAGATTCAGCATGAACTGGATGAGGCAGAGGAGAGGGCTGATATTGCTGAGTCTCAGGTCAACAAGATGAGAGCCAAGAGTCGTGATGCCGGTTCCAAG AAAGGAAAGGATGAGGAGTGA